The DNA sequence actatattttatattagaaatttaaaaaatagtcgCACTTTCAGGTAGTGGGACCTCTAACCAAGCAcacgtttttctttttaaaaagaaaaatcatttttcaatcttATAAATGGATGATAATTAAAAgatttacaaatataatttttcttcgagaaattatgttaattagaaaATTACTTCAAATAAGATTAGATatgactaaaaataataaattctaccaCAAGAGTAGCGTTGACCGGGTAAAATAATTagcttaaaaaacaaattattggGAATTTATACACCTTTTATCTCTTCTATCACTTGGGAAAGTGTGTCAATATACGTTAGCTCAGGTTGGGTTAGGAAGAGTGTATGATTCTACGTGGAAACACATTTTTGATGGCTGGTTGACTAGGGCGTCGAGAAATTCTCAAATAGGGCAAATTCTAGGCATATTGCCCTCTATTATTACCTAGCATTTGTGGCTTAGGCGTTGCCGTGCTCGGATGGAAGGGATCCTTCAGTCGTCGGGTCGGTTTGGCTACAAGTTAAGTTTTGGATGACGAgaattgggaaaaaaattaaaggctaCGAAATTGTTTATTCCCCTGGATGAAGCTCTTATGAGAGAGCTTAATATTCCTGTCCAGCTGCCAAAAAGGCCTTTTTCTCACTTAGTTTGTTGGCAGCGTCCACAATCTGGTAGATTGAAGCTCAATGTTGATGGGTCCTCGAAAGGGAACCCTGGCTTGGCAAGAGCTAGAGGTGTGTTGCGAGATTCAGATGGTAAATTAATTATGGCTTTCTTGGCTGCTATTGGCACATGCACTAATAACTATGCTGAATGATGGGTTTGTTACATGGTCATCGAATTGTTAAAAATATGGGTATTGTGCATCTTGATGTGGAGTTAGATTCTTTGTTGGTGGTCAAGAGGGTAAAGGAACAAAGATGTAAAAACTGGTATCTAGAGGACTACTGGGATGAAGTCATGGATATTATCAAGGGGTCTCGATCTgagtatttcatatttttagagagGGAAATGCTTCGATAGATTTCCTAAGAAGGATGGGAGCGGAAGGGAGCAACGGCCTATGATGGTCTTGTATGGATATTCCATCTTGTCTTAGGGGCTGATCTTTGTGTATAGAAAGACTAGGTCTTCCCATTATTCGATGCGCTTAGGTATAATTTATTCCGTTAATGGGTCTGTTTTTGTTTGCCTTACATGTTTTAATGTTTACCTGATTTTCTTGGTTGACTTATTCTGATTTTTGGGTATATGGTATagtgttttgtttgtttatggttttttttttttattcttggttTAGGtctttttgaatatttgtaaccATCAGGTATTTGACTTGTTTTTGGTTTGGAGTCTAGGTTTTTTTGAGGCTTgggttttggtattttttgaatattcGTAACTTTCATGTTTCtgattgtaattattatttttctctactATAAATaatggttattaataaaattgtcctcttcttaaaaaaacaaaaaaagaaaaaaaagtactgGAACGGTACCAAGGCAGTGATGCGATGAATCTTGCTGTCATCGTCGCGTGCTAAGAGATGATGAAGGAAGAAGATCAGTAGGCCCGTTCTCTGCAAGCGACGCAAGCTAATTGCCTTACTCCATCCATTTCCTTTTCCCAACTTCATGGATAATATCGCTTCTAATTCCTATGTAAGACAATTATCTGAGCGATCATCTCATTGCATGCACTACAAATGGTTTTAAAAGGCAAAGATAATGCtcacaaaaatagaattctAGCTGCTAACTAGTACGTACTGAAGTATTCTGATCCTGACGAGTTaaggtttctttcttttttcctttttattctttgtcCTGATCATTCCTATTATATTTCAGACTTGATATTTATTACAATGGAGGACATCATGTACAGATTATtgaccaaaaaacaaaataaataaataaatgaataaaggAATGTTCAAACTCATCCTATAATATTTACATCATGTCATCAACGGTAAAGAATAGGCTTATAAGTCAAATCTTTTCTGTTAAGCAATAAAGTTTCTACGTACATTGACTATGTAGTAAAAACTGGTGGTAGCAACATCGATCTCCTTCCCTTCACTGGAGTTTTTGTGTCTGGAAAATGAACCCCATTAATGTCAGTTTCCAGATCCTCCACTGAACCAGCTTGTGTTACTTTCACAGGGTAAGTTACCAGGTGCACACCTTCCATGTCTAACACTTCTTCACCACTGTAAATGTTCCACATTTTATCTCCTATAGAGCGCATCTTCCCCACGCATTCTAAACTTTGAGGCTCTCGGAACGATTCCTCAGCACGTCCAGTATGCTCGAACCACAGTGACATACGATATGCATGAATATCGCCACGATTCATTTTGTCCAATTCGCTTTGTTTTGATTGATGGCATCCTATTGCAATTTCAGTGTCGCGTTGCCCGTCCATGGAGCGCTGGTTTATATTTGCAGATCCTATCAAAATGTATAGGTCGTCCACTGAAACGTCATAAGTATAGCAAACATGgtgagaaagagaaagatgaaattagggagaaaacgaaaaaaacaaacccaaacaaAGCCCCAAATTAAGCTTATGAACATGATTTGGCCATTCGGGGAAGACTCCTGCtcgaataagaagaaaagaaagaaggaaaggaaCCCCAAGtactataaattaatgtataagaTAATTATCATACCTATCATGAGCTTCGAGTGTACGTAAACCATGAATCTCCTATGCTTTTGAGCATTCCAATATTGTGTTGCCGGGTGAGGAGAATGTGGAGGATCAAACTCATCTCCTTCATCACCCACATCTTCCCTATTTGCAAGGCAGAAGAAATTCAAGTAGTCTCTCGGGTGCCCTGGCTCACCACTTTCTTGTATTGCTTCTCCTATCAACTTGTACATCATTGACATTGTTTCTCTAGTCCAATGCAGTATATCTTGAACTACATCACTCTCAGGCACTCCTTCTGGCCACATTGGTATTACTATATAAACTGCAAATCTCTcctttgctttgattttattgACAACCTTGAGTGCAATCTCAATTGGGATCAAATTTCTGCAGCCACTATGTTTGTCTTTCTCCCACAAATGGCACCCTCCAATGAAATATTGgttctcaatatatataaacctctCGGCACGCCTTATTGCTTCTACATAAGCTTCATGGATGCTTTGCTCTACCGTTAAGTTCTTTAACATTTGGGTAACTGACAAACGGTCAATTGATCGAAATACTTGAACTTTCCAATTCCTTTCAGATGAAATGCTTGAATTACTCTGACGATTGAGATTTGATAAAGCAATTGTGGGGACTAGTAAAGAAGGATCACATTGCTTAGACCATCGTTGCTCGAAATTGGTTAATACATCCCAAGCAGCTTCTCCGGTAATACAAGCATGAGCATCATGCCATGGCTCCCTTGGCCCCCCTTTGTTTAAGCAAGCTCCTGCAATACTTGTCTGATAAAAATCATCAGAATGCGATTCTGTGTTGAGCGTGTGAAACAAGGAGTGCTGTTCTGTATCGTAGCGACCATCACAGAGATCTAATCCCCCAACGAAACTCATAATTTCTCTATGGCCTGGATTAATCTTTGAGCGAGTGTCTACGGTTATGATCTTCTGATGGTGAGAGAACAGTGGGGCAGACTTGGGGTGTAATCTTGGGCACAATCTGCATACCACTTTGGTGTGTACGAAGTAGGCAAAGGCATCTTCATCGTGTGTTCTCATTAGTCCTACATTCCTGATAACTGGTAGCGATGTTTCATCATCCCAAATCATAATCCTTACTGCTACACCTTCGTCTGCTTTCTTCTTCAACAATTCACCAAGCTTTACTCCTTTTGCATGTGGAATATCTGTTTGAGAATCTCGGACCTGCTTAAAAGCATGTTAGGCTCCTTAAAGAAAATGAGTAAAAAGTAGCTAGATGGGaaataattattacaataatTACGTACCAGCACCATCTTAGGATTGAAAGACCAGCCTGCAATGTAAATCAAGTATTTTGCACCCTCAATGGCTTTATATACATCCTCCCATAATCTTCTTGGAGGCCCGCGAGGAAAGGAAGGAGGATGGAAAGTAGAGAGATGATGAGCGTCTTGATAAAGCGTGACATGACAGTTGGATCGTTGCGGAAACGTCGCATTCCTCAGCCCCTTAAATTCTCCTTGACCAAGTATCTTTCTCCAGCTTGGTTCGAATTCTGCCGGTTTAAACCATAACATGAATCGTAGTTTCAGTTCCGGATTCGTTTTTCCATTTTCCATGATGAGAGGAAAGAACCCGTTAATGAAGCTTGTTTCCTTTAGAATCTGATGGGCCTGGATGTTGATCTTTCCCAAGATGGAGCATGATGTTTTCATTGTAATGGTAATAGTTGAATCGTATGGATGAGCACAGAGAATCCGAAAGGTCTCGTTCCAAACACGGTCACGTTCATGGATGGTCTGCGCTACCTTCTTGTCGTCTATCTCTATGGTTACAAAGGTAGCCTTTCCACTTGGGAATATACACTGCAAAAAAAATGGTATAGATCGGCATGATTCTACGTATACGAACCTTTTATGGATCTCACTAtatttatttctagtttgtacTTACATTGAAAGGAGATAGAGGTGTGTAAGGTGTCGCATGGAAGATGGTAGCTTCGAGTGTTCCATGGAGGATTATTTGCTTGCTCTCCATTAATGCTAGGCGCTCTACGTTTTAAAACGATATATGTTgctcttgagagagagagagagagagatgtaatttgaaattgttttgatCTAGCTACAAGGCGAGGCCAGGGATGTGTCATGTCACTGCTAACTTATATAAAGAGAGATAATTTCATGAATAGTACTGCAACAGAAGAATCGAAGCAACAAAAAACTTGGAATGCAAATGAATCATGCGTTGGCGGTTGGAAAAACTTGTGAAATTTTCCATGTCCATTCTTACAGACCATTTACTTCTTCAAAGTTTTTTCTTCAAGTTGAAGTTTCTTTAGCTCAAATCACACTTCTTCTTCCCAGCaacgattttaatatttaacaacGCGGAGACGACCAAACAACACTTGCGCGCATGTATACCTATTCACACTTTGCCCATTAGTACTCTTTTTTTTGTAACGTACGTAGTTGTTCTTCGATCcggatcatcatcatcatcatcagttcatcatatatatatatatatatagctgactTCTTCACCGATCGATTAAATTAGCTGGGTCTGACTCGATCATGACattatcaaattatatatttaattaacagGCGATTAAGAACAAGCACTACAGCGTGTTTAAGGAAACAGTCATGAAAACTTGAAGTTTGAATACATTATGATGATGATCTAGAGATATTCCTGATGTGTTATTAGTCAGCTACGTACGCCAACTTTTCGACTAATTTCCTGGGCCTCTTCAAAAATCATATTCCTTATCCTTAATTTTGTCCATGCATAGGTATGCTGTTTCTGCTAACGTGAGGGATTTAGTCTCACGTTGAGATGAACTTTGTCATGTCATTGTGATCATGAAAAtccaaatcaatatatatatatatatgtatgtagcCGTGTTGATGCCGTCTACATATATATTCTCATTCATCCGGatcatatacacacacacactatatacgtacgtatataCCATATCTATTGGGACCCATATGAAGTACGCTTACTTTCTTGTTGAACGTACATGCCTCCCAACAAGAAGATGATCATATGATCagtactttaattaattactagatggaaaaaaaagaaaaaaagtgttgAACCTTCGTGGAAGGACTCGAATTATCTGGAAACTTTGGTACAATCATGTGTTTTAGCGGCAAATTAATATGTCGTCATCTTCAATTTTGTGGCTTTGTGATAGCTTGGAATCACACGCTTCGGAGGAAAAACTAATTTGTACTTTGGGA is a window from the Juglans regia cultivar Chandler chromosome 7, Walnut 2.0, whole genome shotgun sequence genome containing:
- the LOC108991286 gene encoding phospholipase D alpha 4, whose translation is MESKQIILHGTLEATIFHATPYTPLSPFNCIFPSGKATFVTIEIDDKKVAQTIHERDRVWNETFRILCAHPYDSTITITMKTSCSILGKINIQAHQILKETSFINGFFPLIMENGKTNPELKLRFMLWFKPAEFEPSWRKILGQGEFKGLRNATFPQRSNCHVTLYQDAHHLSTFHPPSFPRGPPRRLWEDVYKAIEGAKYLIYIAGWSFNPKMVLVRDSQTDIPHAKGVKLGELLKKKADEGVAVRIMIWDDETSLPVIRNVGLMRTHDEDAFAYFVHTKVVCRLCPRLHPKSAPLFSHHQKIITVDTRSKINPGHREIMSFVGGLDLCDGRYDTEQHSLFHTLNTESHSDDFYQTSIAGACLNKGGPREPWHDAHACITGEAAWDVLTNFEQRWSKQCDPSLLVPTIALSNLNRQSNSSISSERNWKVQVFRSIDRLSVTQMLKNLTVEQSIHEAYVEAIRRAERFIYIENQYFIGGCHLWEKDKHSGCRNLIPIEIALKVVNKIKAKERFAVYIVIPMWPEGVPESDVVQDILHWTRETMSMMYKLIGEAIQESGEPGHPRDYLNFFCLANREDVGDEGDEFDPPHSPHPATQYWNAQKHRRFMVYVHSKLMIVDDLYILIGSANINQRSMDGQRDTEIAIGCHQSKQSELDKMNRGDIHAYRMSLWFEHTGRAEESFREPQSLECVGKMRSIGDKMWNIYSGEEVLDMEGVHLVTYPVKVTQAGSVEDLETDINGVHFPDTKTPVKGRRSMLLPPVFTT